In the genome of Victivallis lenta, one region contains:
- the mraY gene encoding phospho-N-acetylmuramoyl-pentapeptide-transferase, with translation MLYLLSLLGNDFLPFRLFDYVTFRAGGAALTAFLIVILLGGRTARWLRRLNVRTSERLEGLVPAEFIDKEKSRTPCMGGILMIGGILISACFWNVMSSPISILLVVSTFAFALVGFYDDYRKVVYKDRDGLPGRYKLLCQIVIAGLGVWALFLMPEVGPYMDDFMVPFFKDPVLICTPWTVLVAVGTVVATSNAVNLTDGKDGLATGCTIFCTLTYAAFAYLMGHAVFANYLKVPFIPGAGEGMVFAAAVCGGCIGFLWHNCHPASMFMGDTGSLALGGAVGFLAVLVRQEVLLILVGGVFVMEAGSVMLQVPYFKLTGKRIFPCTPIHHTFERRGWTETQIVVRFWILSGVFALIALATLKLR, from the coding sequence ATGCTGTACCTTCTTTCGCTGCTCGGTAACGATTTCCTGCCGTTTCGCCTGTTCGATTACGTGACCTTCCGCGCCGGCGGCGCGGCGCTCACCGCCTTCCTGATCGTGATTCTGCTCGGCGGCAGAACGGCCCGCTGGCTGCGCAGGCTCAATGTCAGGACCAGCGAACGGCTGGAGGGGCTGGTCCCCGCCGAATTCATCGACAAGGAGAAAAGCCGGACACCCTGCATGGGGGGGATTCTCATGATCGGCGGCATTCTGATTTCGGCCTGTTTCTGGAACGTCATGAGCAGCCCGATTTCGATCCTGCTGGTCGTCTCGACGTTCGCCTTTGCGCTGGTCGGTTTTTACGACGATTACCGCAAGGTCGTTTACAAGGACCGCGACGGCCTGCCCGGGCGGTACAAGCTGCTGTGCCAGATCGTGATCGCCGGGCTCGGCGTCTGGGCGCTTTTCCTGATGCCCGAGGTCGGGCCGTACATGGATGATTTCATGGTGCCGTTTTTCAAGGACCCGGTGCTCATCTGCACGCCGTGGACGGTGCTGGTGGCAGTCGGCACCGTCGTGGCGACCTCGAACGCGGTGAACCTCACCGACGGCAAGGACGGCCTTGCGACCGGCTGCACGATCTTCTGCACGCTGACCTACGCGGCTTTCGCGTACCTGATGGGGCATGCGGTGTTTGCGAACTACCTGAAGGTCCCGTTCATTCCCGGTGCGGGCGAGGGAATGGTGTTCGCCGCTGCGGTCTGCGGCGGCTGCATCGGGTTTCTCTGGCACAACTGCCACCCGGCTTCGATGTTCATGGGGGACACCGGCAGCCTCGCCCTCGGCGGCGCGGTCGGATTTCTGGCCGTGCTCGTGCGGCAGGAGGTGCTGCTGATCCTGGTCGGCGGGGTTTTCGTCATGGAGGCCGGGTCGGTCATGCTGCAGGTGCCGTACTTCAAGCTGACCGGGAAACGGATTTTCCCGTGCACGCCGATCCACCACACCTTCGAGCGGCGGGGGTGGACCGAAACGCAGATCGTGGTCCGCTTCTGGATTCTCTCCGGCGTCTTTGCGCTGATCGCGCTGGCGACGCTCAAACTGCGCTGA